The genomic DNA ATGTATTAGCCATTTTTCTGAGTTAATTTGAGTTGTAGCCATATGTTAGCCATTGtgaattttgttaagaaaagtTTTGTACAGATGAGCCGAATTGTTTGAATGAATATGACTGAGTCTTGATTCAGTTGAAATTGATTATGGTTTGGTCATGATTACATTTGGATTTTTGTCCAAGCAGTACAATTTGATGCACAAGCCTTATAATTTAACTAAGCAAACAGATTAAAATGGAATTCAAGCCAAATTAAAGCCACACTCATTAGGCAAACTCCAAAGCCAAATTATAGCAAAACAGCCACACTCATTAGGCAAATTATAGCAAAACAGCAAAATAGCCACACTCCAAAGCCAATGAATATGACTGAGTATCTTCTGTTAGCAACtgcatttttgcatttttcctccTCTGTTTTCATACTCTTGACATCTTCTGTTTCAAAAGCACACCCAAAAATCCTTACCcatcaaaccaaaccaatcaaTTAAAATGGTGCACAATTTGTTTCTATCTATCATCATACTTGCTGGTAGGAACAAGCCAACAAACAAAATGATTTGATGTTGGGCAGTGGTGGCGGTAGCGATTTGGCGTGGGGCAGTGGCGGCAGCGTTGGGCAGGGGCGGCAGCAAATAGGAAGGTGTAGCTATTTAACAAATGGGTCTATTAAGAGTTTTTGTTTCAATGTTTtggtttctattttattaattgcATCTAGCTTAGGTGTAACTGTTGTATTGGTTGCTGCAAAATACACCTTTTGCAGCCGGACCGCACAGGAGGTTTATTCTATAATAATTGTTGATCAAATCATCATGAAACACAAGGAGCAAGGTGAACCATTTGTTGAGTCCATTGAGCACTAGGCGAAGGCCTATAAATGATCGATTTATGCTCCCTATCACCCCAATAAGGcaataagtaacaagagatcGAGGAGCCATGGATGCATGTGGTATAAAGACACTTATGGTGATGAAGACGATGATAATCAGTTTAATAATGATTTTGCTTGCAACTACAAGAGCCCAAGTTGCAGCCCGAGTCGACCCTCCTGATTATATTCCTCTCCATTCCTCTGCACCTTCGCCCTACTCTCTTCCTCCCCTTCTTCCACCTCCGTATGATGCTAATTACCCAAAAATACAGCTATGGATTTGTAAGGCAATATGTGCTGTGAAGAGTAtcaaacctcatggtggtggttggtttaattaattcaaaagatGTGTTACCGAGGAGTGCCAGGAGCCCCCGTTTCATCCACGACCTAATTTTAGGTATGGTGTATCATCCCTAGCTACTCCAAATTATGATGTTCTGTGTCTCATAATAAGCTCACATGCATGCAGGCGGCATGGATCCGGATCCCCTTCAATTGAGGGGTTGATTGGAAATTCTTCAATTGTCCATCTGGACTGTTTATTTGGATCTAATGCTCTACAAAATGTCACGTATCCcactataattaaataataaaatattttttaattttttaaaaaagaaaaaaaaaaagtataaaataatatgtattCTTGGAAAAGTTCTGATTTTGGTAAAATATGAGTTATATCCTCATTTACCATCCTATgactaataaattaataataaacaaatgaGAGTcacctctattttttatttttttatttttatatgtccaTATAAGGGAAGAGGGAAtaaagattcaaactaatgacctctaTTTCATAAGGcatggttcacagccgattgagctaccccttgagaaCGAGAATTCATTCTATCAAAATGTGGTGTAAAACTTAATTTTACCGcattcaatagaaatttgacacgtcaggtaaaaacatcaaatataataaagataaaaacactttatctttaattcaaaatcaaataaatccaattgacttttttatttattcttagtCAATGCCTACTATTCATCACCAAACTCTCACACACCTCCGGCGACATCAGAGTCTTTAAAACCAATCAGAACAATAGCTTTGAAGAATGTTCGACGAGCCATTGACTTTATCGTGAATAAAAGTCATTAACTTTAATATGATCCCTTGAGTATTGGACGAGCCATTGACTTTCTCGTGCACAAAAGGCATTAACTTTAATATGATCCCTTGAGTGTTGGATAAGAAATTGACTTCATGGTGAACAGAAGTCATTAACTTCAATACGATCCATTGAATGTTGGACGAGCCATTGACTTTAAATGCACAAAGGTCATTAGTGAGCCTGCACTTGAGGAATGTAATCACCAGCTATATTTTCCTCCCTCAAAATCGTATGGAGAAAATTCTCAAGAGACCTTGCAAATATACTTATATAGGATCATGATCCCTCAAATATATAACTTTACTTTACACTTTAAGGAATAGAGGGTCTGTTTGACAAATTATTTTGCCTTAGATACTGTGAGTCTGTAACTGACAtggattgatgtggtataaagttttgaattttttgtatttaaaagtgaagaaaaaaaaatcttgttttgtagtaatttttctatttgaatagtaataaaaagtaaattatgtaatataaaaaatgaaaaaaaaaaaatgatagtgtttttatgttaatttttttgggggaaaaaaacaaaacaaaaaaaagttgtgtgaacaataaaaaaagggcaaaaatgATTTGTCAAACAGACTTAGAATCATTGTAGCTACATTTCCTCAAAATGAATGTTACGGTTCCTTGATcctatgtggatattattttcaaaaaaaaaaatagggacaTGATAAGTATTCTCTTAGTGTTTTCTTAGAGAATACCTAACAttcctaaaaaaatatgagggaCTAGTGGGGTAAACCTCCCAAAAATGACGATAGGTCGTAGAAATGATATAAGTAAcaggatcatatatatatatcaattgatTGAAGCCAATATCATGTAAATATGTTTAACTGACCGTGGCGTGTGGCCGGAAAGCCCCAAGCTTCAACGATAATGATAACCAAGCACTTGACCCGGGTTTGGTTTACTCTACTAGTCATCTCTTGAGCTTGGTAATATTGTTagtagtaattttaaataaaataaaataaaatgtttaagCACATGTAGATGACAAATTTATCTTTATATGATTGATGTTTCAGCatatgaaaatgttttctgttatTCTTTTCTTACTTAATTACTCTACAAACTCAGTTGTAAAACTATCTTCACTTGCTATGGATGTCTTGTACAACGACCAACCAATTAATCAAATTACTTTGGATGttatatcaaataaatttaaataggAATTATTTGAAAAACCTTTCAACTCCATGATGGGATTTTTCCATACATAAAACATAGCTTTTCTTTCCAATTGATATAACATCGATCCCCATATATAGATTACTTTCATCCACATATTTTTGCACAAGAAAACTCCAATCTTCATAACTGTCAAAAATTATGGTATTTGTCATCTTCTTTCCGTCACTATTCATATCAATAATGTATGAACAAAAAGTGTCTTATCCTTTTAGAGATTCCTTCTATTTTCTCTCCTCCACCTCTTAAATCTAGTGCATTAATTTTGCCATTTCTTTCTACAAATTCCATTGTCTTCGCAAACAACCGtaaaaaaggggtggccgaaagcaccccatggcccttggaggtggcttggccacccttAAACTGGTCTTGAGGGTGGCTCAGTCACCCCTAAGGTCAAACtggagtggccggccaccccccatagaatttttcaaactagaGGTGGTGATTCgatcttttccaaaatctgaggTATACTAGTTTTGTCACGTTTTAAAACTTTGGggagaaattaaaaaacctcaaaacctaagtatcaaaaaagttattaatccttaaattaaattaaagcgaaataaagaaaattaggaCAAAAATTTTACGTGGTTGGATCTATGACCtaattttacaacataaaatcctaattaaggttacattatgtttttatttcttaacGAGCTTACAATACAAAAGGCTCTATtacataaaatataattttaatcaaatccCTTAATTCAATTTCATCAAGTCATCATTATATTCCTAAAGTTAGGCTAATCTAACATTTCATCAAAAATAATGTAATCCTCATCAAATCTCTGACTTTAAGGTCAGTCAAATATACTCTACCAAACTCTACAATCTTCTAATTTTCAtcttggtcttttttttttttttttctttttcttttttctaactATTTATAACAACTCCACCCAATCTCTTTGGGTTTTGGTGAAACAGAACAGCAACAATGCAAAAGCTTAAATAACGtaagacataaaacacaaatgGGAGGCATACGAAGAAAGGTTATTAGTATATAGGCCTAAATACAAATAGCTCAAAATACAGGGACCTCCCACCAAAACGCGCGTTGTAAATAATCGAAAATTTATAGGCCCTGTTTGGTAAATTTCCTCGCAGTTCGCAACTTCGCCATCTCGTCCTCTTCAAACTAACGGAGACATaagaagagagagacaaaaagaaagagagagatattgACAAGAAACTGGTAACCGCCGAATCGGATAGAAACAGTGAAGCGGAATAACGAAAAGGAAGCGGACGAAAAGGCGTTATCTGCACTCGGCGGTGACGACCACTCGCTCACTCGCTCACTCCACGCCCGCCACGTGTCGTGCGAAACCTCGGTCGCCTCCAGATAGGCCCATCCCCCCTTCCCAGTTCTTTATCCTCTCCCTCGAACCGAGCACCAACCGCAGAGAATCAAAGAAAGGGCAGAATCGTGTTGATCGGAGATGGATCACGCTGCGGATGCTCACCGGACGGACCTGATGACCATAACTCGGTTCGTGCTGAACGAGCAATCGAAGCACCCGGAGTCGCGCGGCGACTTCACCATCTTGCTCAGTCACATTGTTCTCGGCTGCAAGTTCGTCTGCACGGCCGTCAACAAGGTAATTCACAATTCCTCATGCTATAAGAATCTCCTTCAATGCGCCATTTGGAAAATCCTAattgttgctttcttttctcctctcgTGATAAATGAATTAAGTTGTGAAAGTTAAGTCTCACGTCGGATGGGCAAATATAAGCGAGCACCAACGACAGTCAAAGAGTACTTGTTGTAGCGTGACTATCACGCTccatattcttcttttttttaaaaaaaaaatttgttcattaGTCTGATTGGAAGCCAGATATAAAtactgctttttattttttattttggtttatatTGCCACTTTGAGAAATAAAGAATCAGGCATAGATTTTTGCGTTTATAGATGTGAAGTTAACCTACTCATTGACAGTTTGCAATTGATGGAAATCTTATGGTGTGTGTGGACTATATTCTGAAAACTTATGCACTTGGCATAGAAATGAAGATAAATTTggtggatttttattttattttgttcattttgttgCTCTTCTAGAGTGATCTATATTTACGTATTTAGCTCACTTTCTTTCTGCAGAAAATGCTAGCGtgtattgttatatatatatatatcttagaTTGTAAAATTATTACAAGGGTAGGGAGTTTTGAAGTTCAGATTGGCCTTCACATTtgattcttatttattttttttacatgcgTGCAGGCGGGTCTTGCCAAACTCATTGGACTTGCTGGAGAGACCAATGTTCAGGCTAGTAATATATTGATTTTAAAACCCTTGTGTGGTTTTTTTATGTTCAATTTTGTtggttacttattaaaaaaaaaaaaaaaggtttcgtTTTATTGGCATTTATACTATTCCCTGTTTTTTCATTGTTATATGTTCTTTAGagattatcattttctttttccatgaGGTTTTTGTGCTCTTATGACTCCAGGGTGAGGAGCAAAAGAAACTAGATGTGCTTTCAAATGATGTTTTTGTCAAGGCTCTGATAAGCAGTGGCCGAACTGTGAGTCACTTGAAGATTGTTGATGCTTATTTAACTGAACTCATTCTGATTCTTTTCTGAGAGTTTGGATTTTCTTCCAGTGCATCCTTGTATCAGAAGAGGATGAAGAGGCAACATTTGTGGAGCCTTCTCAGCGTGGAAGGTTTTTCTGTTTGCCCTCTGCTGTTTGGGagtttatattttgtttaaattgttgGATTCTTAGATATAAGAGTTATATGTAAATTTTTATCTTAAATACTTTCTAATAATGCAGGTATGTTGTTGTGTTTGATCCGTTAGATGGATCCTCCAACATTGACTGTGGAGTTTCAATTGGAACGGTATGACCCCTCATCCCCGGACATATTTAGTGATTGTAATGATGAATTAATCTGCTGTTTTCTATGTGAAATAATTGTTGATCCATAATAACTTGAAATTGCATTAACTTATTGAATGCCTTCTCTTTCATCTAGATCTTTGGGATTTATATGGTGAAACATAGCAATGAACCAACTCTAGATGATGTGTTGCAACCTGGGGAGAATATGGTGGCAGCTGGCTATTGCATGTATGGGAGCTCTTGCACGGTACAAATTGAGTTGAACCCTTTGCCATTCTTTTCACTTGGGAACACAATGATTTTTGCAGCTATGTTAATTCTACACTAAAAatttgttatgtcattcttttCACTTGGGAACATAATGATTCTGCAGTTCGTGTTAAGCACTGGAGTTGGTGTTAATGGCTTCACGCTTGATCCATCTCTTGGCGAGTTCATTTTAACTCACCCAGACATCAAGGTATAGATTTGTTATTTGAGTATTAGATACATCTCATAAATCTTGCTGTTCTCCATAAATGTTACAATTGATGTTCCcatctcaatatttaatgtggaagctttttctttcttttttcgcATTTTAGGGAATCAGTTAAATCATTGAAATTCAGATTTCTGttctttttcatttagtttccAATTAAGTGTATTAAACTGAAATGATTTTCTTATTGTAATAAGTTGCATGATAGAGGAAGTTTAGACATCCTTTTCAGGCAGCTTGACATGCTTCTGCATTATTTAACAACCCTGATGCCATTTAATATTTGCTTCACAAAATATTATGAAGTGTCTCTATATAATTTACAGTGTGCTTATTTTAAATGTCTACACATGGTATAATGACGTAAATGGCTTTGGGGTGATCATGCACGTGCTCTTTTCTTTAAATGGAAGAGTGATTGATATATCAGTTCACATATATGTTATGAGGGACACATACTGACATATATAACATCTCtggtttttttttagtaactagAACTAGTTTGTCATATGTCTTTCTGCGCAGATTCCAAACAAAGGAAAGATATATTCAGTAAATGAAGGAAATGCTAAGAACTGGGATGGTCCAACAGCCAAGTATGTCAAATTCAATCTCTCTTGTTTTTCTACTggtttttttgtcattttttgacctctcttttctttttgggtgggGGGACTTAGGTATGTTGAAAAGTGCAAGTTCCCCACAGATGGTTCATCATCAAAGTCACTAAGATACATTGGAAGGTATCATGGTTCTGAACCTAGCTACTAAATATTGCCAGTCATTGGAATTGTTTTCTGATATTTGGTTGCCGGGTTGTGACAATTAATTTACTATTAgttatgagtaatgatataaggaggactagaatCTTCCtagagtcctcccaaatgtgatgtgtcatttaaaatcactaatagatcaaaattcaatgataatcatctcaaattcattggtgattttaaatgccatgtCATGTTTGGGAGGACTCTAAGGAAGACTAGAATCTTCCTAAAGTCTTCCCAAACGTgatgtgtcatttaaaatcaccaatagatcaaaattcaatgataatcatctcaaattcaatagtaattttaaatgccatatcacatttgggaggactttagtcctccttatatcattacttatTAGTTATTGCCACCATTGATTGATAGTCCtaatcaaaagacaaaaatggaaTCTATTCTTTATAGGCAGAGGTTGATTAACAGTGATATTTTCTGCACAGGTATTGAACTGTTGTTTCTACTGACCAGAAACCGAAAAGAAACtataagaattaaaataatatatttttttttttaaaaaaaaaaaaaaaatcaagaggtGGCTTCTTTAGAGTTTTCTTGCCATGCTCAGCTATTGAAGCTTTGGCCAACATGTACCATGTGTGTGCATTCGAAgtttatcattaattttttaaagttggaaACTTGTGAGGTAATTTTCCCTATTTCGTTCTATTCTTGTGGTTAcattattatttgatcatttTTTCTTGCCTGAAAGCATCAAATTACAAATGATACTTGCAGTATCGATAGCTACAATCCACTATTAAATGAAAGGCGTCACTGTCTGTGAAGATAGGCCCTATCAACTTGGGCCTTTAACTATTATttgatcatttttcttttcagaaatTATCAAAACACAAATGAGAAATGCAGTATAGGAGCCACAATCTGCTGTTAAATGAAGGTGTCACCTTTTGTGAAGATGGGTGTTGTCGATTTGGGCCATTAATTACAATCGAGAACATAAGTCTTAATGATGTGTGTGACAAACAATTAAATCCACCCTGCTGCGCATTCTGAACTCTCTTTACTAAATCACCTTGCAGTAGAAAAATAGAGTAACTAGAGCTGGCTTTGACTTCATCCCAACAAGTTCAGGTTAGGTCATATAAGTCTCACGTGAactccaaaattttattttatttttggaatcagcacaaatgttcaaaaagtatCAAAATATAATGCATGAcgtatttaaaattttgtcaaaattggtTGACTAGAAAAATGCCAGCAACAGCAATTAATGCTCATACATTTTCTTGAATAGCATATCCTGAAGCAACATCATACAGTGTTCCTTAGATTAATCCCTTGGCtttattagttttgtgtttatGACACTTTTGTACGCCAAATTCAGAGTCAATTAAAATACTCACGGACCAAAAAAGAATTTAGTTTATCGTATATGTTGATCTTCGTGTTTGGTTTACGACCTGGCTTCATCTTTTTTCAGAAAGATTATtgtattttctcatattataatGATTGACAGCATGGTAGCTGATGTCCACCGCACATTACTCTATGGTGGTATCTTTTTGTATCCTGCTGACAAGAAGAGCCCCAATGGGAAACTGCGGTATGTTACGTACAGTTAGAGCAGTGGTTTCATTATAAAGCACTTGAAGCTTGGTGTTAGATCTTATAGCTGTAAGTCATAAATCTGTGGTGGGGATTGAATTAAGATGAGTTACTTGATTTACATGGACAGTGTTCTCTATGAAGTCTTCCCAATGTCATTCTTGATGGAAAGAGCAGGAGGTCAGGCTTTCACCGGCAAGCAACGGGTATTGACTTGATGAATTTTCTTGATTGAATCTGACCTGACTTAAGATTTATGGTACAAAACCTTTGTTTTCGCCAAAATTTCTTCACCTACAAAAATAATGCATTTGTATCAACTAATTACAAACTACTATAGATTACCAAGTTCTGAAACAAAAGTTTCCAAACAATGTATAGTGTCTGAAATAATCTTATGCACAGACAATAACTAAACCATCTTGGGATGGGATCACTGAAAGACTAACACGGGTGTGTTCAATAAAGCAGAAAATTGGACCAATCACTGATTGTGTACCCAATAtcttatttcttttgtaaacttctttaaaccaaaaaatagtatttaagttgattttttgaattcaaatatgAGCCAAAATGAACCAagttatttgttctttttaaatgCCTCAGACCATTCACTATCTAGTCCAAGTCCCGACCATCTAGAAGAATGAACTTTGAGAAAATCCATTGAAGCTGCTTTTGGGGATAAGGAACTGATTGGAACTGATTATCTTTGCAGGCACTGGAATTGGTTCCAAAGAACATTCATGAGCGATCTCCAATATTCCTTGGTAGCTATGATGATGTTGAGGAAATTAAAGCTCTCTATGCTGCTGAAGGCAAGGAATAAAGTCATAATTCTCGTTTCTGTTTTGCCAATTACATAGCGTCAGCATTGTCTGCAGTTACCAAAATTTCAGTCATCCATTCAAAAGATGTACTCTTTTTGAGGTTTCTTTGTAATGATATTCTACAGTCTATTGATGGATAAATAAGGTCAAGTTCATATATTGAAGCCTGCAAAAGCATGCCCTCCTTGATGGATGATAATTACAATATGTTTGTTTGTCCAACTATAGAATGGATCCATCGAATTGGCTTTTCAAGAGTCAAGAAGGCCTAATCAACATGGAGACTAGTATTTGCGTGTGGCATTATTCTATAATATCATGCAATAGAATTCTCTCTTCGTCGTTCCACGAGCTTGATAACATTGAATAAGGTTGTAATGAGCCAAGCCAAATTTGGCCTTACAGACTCAGCTTGTGAAAGATTGGTATGGGCTCAAACTCAGCTCGAAATGGAGCTCACTTCGACTGCAATCTTAATCCTTACGCTGTGCCACAACTAATCCAACTTTTTGCCTTGACAACTACTTTTTCTCACATAGGAACTTGACAGATTTGAAAAatgaaccaaaaaagaaaaaaagaaaaactgtcTGTATATCTTTATGGGGACATTTGAGCAAACCAAATGGCAAGCTTTACATCACTAAGCGACTAATGTGATCTACCCGGACTCGGATGTCATATCATGATACAATATATagtcactaaaaaaaaagtgatacaATATAGAGTGCAAATTTGATATCAACGTTGAACCATGCATGAACAACATATTAGCGACGCCATAAAGCCACCACTGGAGCAGCATTGTGAATCAATCTTCTCAGTTTTAAACAATCAATTCTTGTGCGAAGCACCTGTAGTTACAGTGGTGAAGATCATCAGATTCACATGCCTCCGCAAAAATATTCTGGCATCCTAACCATCAGAGCACCACAATACTTGCTTCACCTTactgagaaattttttttaaaagaaaaacattccAACGTCTTGACCATCAGGGGGTTCAAATACTTGCTTCTGAGAGGAGTTTGGATGCAAGgggggagaaagaaaggaagatagAATCAATAACCTTCACATGATTGTCACCCAGTTGCGGCTTCTTTGAGACTGATAACAACCAGCACTCAGCTATTCATATTTATGCTGAAGATAGGCGGCCTATCTCAATCACAGTGAATGGTGACAAAAAGACAGATAATCCAATGACTATTTAAACTAGCCATCTAAATTCTAATAAGACCTTAGGCAACCCAATGAATTTTCGGggtaaagaaaacaaaagaaagttgCATAAGGCAGTGCATTTCCTGCTTTGCACCCTACGGTGAGATGGGATTAGAAAGTGTATCTAGCACATAGGTGCAACACATTTGGCCCTATCCAAGTATCAGCGGGAcaaagatcctctccatttcaagtatCAACCTAATAAATCCTGGGAATTCGAAAGAAGATCACCTAGAAAATAGAGTATACTTAAGAGGAATACtataggcttacaaacaaattttacaacatgatgtagcacaacatgattagaaatgagataaattcaacttttgagaaactcaatcatgttgtgccatgTCATGTTGTAAAagattttttgtaaaatttgtttgtaagcctaacatttttcatactttAATGcaaaaatgaaaaggtaaaCAACACCAAGAAAGCAAGAGTTTTCTAAATCAATAAGACAAATCCAGAATAATATATAACTCATACATATTCATCAGTgcgacagaaaaaaaaaaagaaaaaaaagaagcttggCAAGGAAAAGAGCACAGCGACATATATTATGTTACTGCATGTGTCCTATGAGAATGAACCGATACACTTCCCCTTGAAAATCAAGCTGTCCTCAGTGGCGGGGAAACCAATATCACACCATCTCCTCTAACAAAGAGGAATGGCACCGTACGCCTTGTAGTCTGTATGGACCAAAAAAAAGTTGAATGTcattagtaaaaataaaaaaataataacaaatacacacatatatattttttttcacgtAAATTCATCAGCATAAATTGATTTACTATGCATTCTTGCATTTTCATATGACACTAAACCTATCCATCAGCTTTGCTAAAGTCAGAAAGGGCGTtataataaagggaaaaaagatGAATATTATGGAAGCCCTAATCTTGACATTGATCAATGTGCTTCTATAAAGGTATAATCGCCAAAAGACGAATATTATGTCCATTGCCATACAAGTTTGTGCTAACATATTCCTGAGCTCCTTTCTATGGTGGTTCCAACAATGAAGTTTCATTTAATTAAggaggaaagaaaataagagagagagtaaaCATTTTCAGTATCTAGAAAGGCATAATGTTTCATAAGCAATAAGAAATGTTCTGAACAATAAGAGGACTCTTTTAACTGTAGGAGCAATGGAGAACACAACTATGCTACCTCTATCCAAGGTTCAACATTTCCCATTATCTCTTCCATTCCATATTTTGGCTTCCAACAGAGACAATATTACattttgcaattaaaaaaaaaaaactgtttaaaaaggaaacaatcaGAGATTAAAACATACCCGA from Corylus avellana chromosome ca6, CavTom2PMs-1.0 includes the following:
- the LOC132184716 gene encoding fructose-1,6-bisphosphatase, cytosolic isoform X1; amino-acid sequence: MDHAADAHRTDLMTITRFVLNEQSKHPESRGDFTILLSHIVLGCKFVCTAVNKAGLAKLIGLAGETNVQGEEQKKLDVLSNDVFVKALISSGRTCILVSEEDEEATFVEPSQRGRYVVVFDPLDGSSNIDCGVSIGTIFGIYMVKHSNEPTLDDVLQPGENMVAAGYCMYGSSCTFVLSTGVGVNGFTLDPSLGEFILTHPDIKIPNKGKIYSVNEGNAKNWDGPTAKYVEKCKFPTDGSSSKSLRYIGSMVADVHRTLLYGGIFLYPADKKSPNGKLRVLYEVFPMSFLMERAGGQAFTGKQRALELVPKNIHERSPIFLGSYDDVEEIKALYAAEGKE
- the LOC132184716 gene encoding fructose-1,6-bisphosphatase, cytosolic isoform X2, translated to MDHAADAHRTDLMTITRFVLNEQSKHPESRGDFTILLSHIVLGCKFVCTAVNKAGLAKLIGLAGETNVQGEEQKKLDVLSNDVFVKALISSGRTCILVSEEDEEATFVEPSQRGRYVVVFDPLDGSSNIDCGVSIGTIFGIYMVKHSNEPTLDDVLQPGENMVAAGYCMYGSSCTFVLSTGVGVNGFTLDPSLGEFILTHPDIKIPNKGKIYSVNEGNAKNWDGPTAKYVEKCKFPTDGSSSKSLRYIGSVLYEVFPMSFLMERAGGQAFTGKQRALELVPKNIHERSPIFLGSYDDVEEIKALYAAEGKE